The nucleotide sequence ACGAAGGTTTTCCCTACCTTGGATTGGAACGTCATCCCTTCACCCTAAATATTGTCATctataataaaaatgttattatgTTATAAAAACCAAATTATCGAATCCAAAGCAGTACAGTATTTAACAGAACAGATTTGTTCATATTTAATATAGAAATCAATTCAAACTGcaacatgtttttatttattgatggGATGACTTTTGGCTTAAAATTAATCCAGACtattaggtttttatattgGGCCTAACTTATCGCCACAAAACTACTATTTTATATTGGGCCTTCCAGACTATAGTGAAGCCAAAAGCATTAGAGAACATGGGGCAGGTTGAGTTGTATAGCAATTATCTCACACCCTACAATAAATTTATAGGGTGTGAGATAAAAAGGGAAGTGAATGAATAAGGTTTAATATGACTGATGATTTGGGTAGACCATCATCTGGCATTTCCAATATCTCAAGTCCAAATTCTAAATAATAACAGTTTGTCCCAACAACAAAACGATATATCATtataaaacatcaaatatttaCCTCCTCTGCTCGTAATGTCCAATAATGATCATTAATATTCTCAATCTTCTCATTGACATGAAAAATCTGCAATAGATAGATCATACGATATGATGAGAATTACTAAAAACATCAGTCATTATCCGTTGTTTAGAACCAATGAAAACAAAAGCACATAACTgatattatagaaaaatatgcATTGAGTTATAGATGTAAGATgtctaaaataaaaagcaacAACTAGGTTGTCAATGTAACACATAAATCTATCATGTTACGACTTTATTTTATGTAGCTTATTCAATAAACCTGCAAGCTTATGGTCATGGAAAAGGAAGTATTTCCCATCATAAGAGATAGAAAACAATGATGATAAGTATTTAAGCACTTGGTGAACCCACCCACAAAAGCTAGCTATAAAGGGGGAAGAAGACCAAGTCACTTAAATACTCCACCAGGCATCCCATCTTACTTGATTTTGAACTAACATACCGATTGCATTAAGAGTATTATTAGTTAAAGCAGCACCTAATGGTCATTTCACAACCGTCCCTGACGGTTATTAATTAAAGCAGCACCTACTGGTCCATGACGGGATTTTAACTATGTCCCTTGAGGCTAAACTCGTCGGGTCCCAATTTGGAAGGAGGACTATAGTAACTGCATTAAGAGCAGGCTAAATTACTGATATTTTCCCAATCTGACACTTGCCACTTTACAACTCTAGGATTGCAAGAGTGCTTCTCCCTATTAGGGGTGTGGCTTCCAGGAACACCACATGAATAGACATTTTGCCTCGTAAAGATACTGAACCATCAACTAGCATACTCTAGGAAATCATGTTTACTGATAATGGctttcaaagtaaaaaattcaaaatctatGTATTATCTTCACCTTATAGATCTTGTGATTAAATACTTCAACCAATCTAAGTTCCGCATCAGGATGTGATAAATCTACCTGTTTCAGAGGGAAAATATATTAGTTAGAAACTCCATTAATGCAGCAGTCACAAGTGTTTAGCAcaataacacaaaaaataaatcttaaaacATTTTCTTGTTAAGCGTAgtggagatgaggatgttgtgttggatgtgtgtggtaagactagatgGGATAGGATTGGAAATCATGTCAATTAGGCGTTTATTTTGATCTCATATATTACAGTCAGCTATGGTCTGATTAAGACAGAAATCTTCtattaaaataccaaaatataatactaggaaaaaaataatcatctaAGTATTTGACTAGGCagacaaaaccaaaaaaacatgTCTAATCATGTGAACAAATCTGTCTGTGCCTATAACTCACGTGGTTTGGTGTATTACCTTTGATTTTAGATCATTAATTACATCTGCCACAGTACTGTGCTTCTGTAATCTAATTATCATCACCTGAACAGGGATAACTTggttagaaatataaatataaaattagtaaAGTAAATAACTCCGAAAAGGAAAAGCAACCACCGACAGTACTAACTTCATCCTTGGCATCATGATGGAAAGCAATCTTCAGCGTTTTTAGGTTTTGCAATTCCGGAAGAGGAATATCCAGTACTTCATAGTATAGAATATCAGAAGCCTAGACATAAAATCgaataaaatagtttaacatAATGAAAGCCAACGAAAAACCCAAACCTGGTTTACGTCCATTCAACACTGCATAGATTCTAAGATGTAACTGCGTCTTTTTAAAAATGCAGCGCAATTAATAACCTGATTGTAGTGAACCAGCATTTCAGACAAATGATCCACTCCTCGGTACTTGATAGGCTGTGGTTTAGGTTGCTGGGAGTAGCAGTTATGAGATGTAAGTCTGATTTTAGAAGGATCATTTAAACCAAGATGTTGGGAGACTCTTTCTACAACATCATCATAAGTGTGAAGCTTTGACCTAGTTCATGACAGATCAAATATGAACTACCAGAGATATGCTACAGTTAACATAAAATGActttaatataacaaaataattgtatGCTCGAGAGAAACTCACAGCTCAAGACTGAACTCATCTTCCTTGGGTTTCTCCAAAAACCTAAAGCGAACAACCTGCACATGAaagcaaattaattaattgaaaaggACTTCAAATATTAGGCTATACAGAACTAGTACCCAAAACGTAAGATTATTTTcagtatatatgatgtttaatcAGTGCAAAGGAATgtagaatcaaatcaaatacaaaGAGCCAGTTAATACAATCTGTAAAGATATGTTATTTGTGTGAACTCTGTGTAAATTGTGTGTCTATAATGTGATCACGCCCTTCTATTTTTAATGGTTTTACAATGAATACGTTGAATGCATTATGAATCACAAGCGAAAAGCAAGATGGCTACAGAAGGACTTTTAGAATCCAAAAGGGTTACGAAGACGGAAATTATTATTTGGACCAAGTAAAACCTCAAGGACTAGTAAAAAAATGTCCAAAAGAATCAAAAGACACATCCAACCGTCTGAATGAGCAGAACATTAGAGAAGTTAGATAAATGTATTAAAAAGGAGCTGCAACTCGATGTGCATGGTGGACTCTGAAATAATTGAGAGTCAGTTTCGTAAAACACTATTCCTGTAATTCTGtcaaaaaacactaaaaattaaacatgattaCATCCTACTCACATATCACTATTCCTGCAGACCTCTCTTTCAATCCTAATCAAAGTTTTTTGTAACAACAACCAAATTGAATTCACCACACACACCACCAAGGTGCTATTCCAGGACAACTCTTGTGTTATTTAAGTTTACCATTCAACTCTCCACAATTTATATAGCAATCTTAGTGACATTGTAATTTTCCCTGCTAAAGATTGCATTACACAAAACTTCCAAAGACTTGGTTTTATATGGACATATGCTAATGATTAAAAGAATTTACAAATCTAGGATGTGTTTCTATTTACCGGATATGTTTAATGTTCTGTTTATTATTTATGCTACTTTGAACATGTCATGTCCACATCTGGTTCTGCATATTCAAATTCCAGGAATTGACGTTCATAAATACAACTCTTGTTCATCTGATACTGGCAGTCCACTTATGATATACATCACAATAAGGAAACCTAAAGAAATTATCATAGGAAATCCCCATTGGAAATAGATTGTATTGCAAACAAATTTCCGCCGAATCATAATATTGAAAAGGGTCTGGGTATGTTATAGTCAAGTTATGGGTATAAAGTTCCTCCTTGAGTAACAAATAAATACTGGGAAAAGATGCCAAGTTTGGTTGATATGATTGCTAAAGATCTATGACAGTGATGGAATAAATTAACGAAACTACTGGAGTTATGAATACTAGGAAAAAGATGTCAAGTTTTGCTGCTGTGATTGCTAAAAGATCTAGGGCAGTTTTCGAATAAATGAATGAGTACTCCTGGAGTGGTAATCTTCATGGTTAAGTTTATAGTAGGCTGTGAGACGAAAGCATCAAAAGACAATCTTTATAATAGGCCATTATTAGTCCTAACTCTCAACTATTCCGACAACTATTATTGTAATTACTTTTACTGTATAAACAATTCAAGACCGAAGTAATCAAGTGTGAAAGTATTACTCCATTACTTTAtaaagtattattattattacagaATCCACACCCCAATACATGAGAGAAAGTTCAGAGAAAAAGAGGATAGAATAGCTGCAAGGCTTTTCCCCTCCAAGATTCCAAAGCTTGGTCTTTCCCTACAAATTTATAATCAATAACCGCCTACCCTCCCTTTTCCAATCACTTGTATATTTATTCTAATTACATAAATATAACTGCCATAATTAAGAAATCGGTCCAACCCTCTTGGGTCTTATATTATATTGCTTACTAATAATTGGTCTAACAGACTGATGACAGTTTAGCACAGCTATAACAAAAAGCTAACCGCATAACTAATTGTCAGATGGGCTTAATTAACTGAAGAAGCACTAACCCATGCTAATTTTGCAGAAGCAATACTCTACAAGACGGATAAACGAGGGGAATTATACATACTCCTTGAAATGAGAGTAAGAAGGATGAGAAGTTTTTATTGGGATTTTAGGATTTAAGTCAACAACTTATAAAGTCTGGGATCAACTTGAGATAGATCGGAGGGTCTAAATTGCTCGAGGAAATCCTCGGTGTTATACAGACCCTAATAGGAGActttttaaaataggaaatatCTTTTAACACTGTCCAAACCAAGAACACTGCAAAACCCCCAGTACAGCATGCCCATTTCATCCACATTCATTATTCGGATACATTGCCAAAGGTAAGAAGATAAAGAATTATCCATCTTCATCTCTTACAAAAACAAGCCACTTTGAAAGTAGCAAGCTGCCTAGACTCTTGGTGCAAATTTGGATCTGTAGGAGGAGGAGCACTGCTAATCACACCAATCTAGAACATTCCTTTCACATGGATGGTGTTTAGCGTGTCAGGAACCTTAATTAtggtataataaaaaataattcccAAAACTGGGCAGAATTGAATGGACAGAGGAAcaaaattgtattgaaaaattgagaaaGGGTAAAGAGAGTAGGAGAGAATATTTCCTCCAAAGGTTTCCCCTCACGATAGAGTCACTACTCTATTCACAAATTTTACAATGATCAATGATAGCTCTCTAACTCCATAATTCCCTTATTCCCTAATAATATAAATACTTCTCTAACTAAACAAATAACTAAGTTTCTAACTAATTCTCCCTATTCTAACTCCTAAAAGATAGAGATCAGAGAAGTGTCCACAAcaattacattaattatttttcattgtaCATGCTTCTTCATAGAGCATGAAGACATAGAAATAGAGGAAACAGCGACTTAAAAGTTAAATAtcagagaaaaagaaattataggCCAATTAAAATAAGTAGTACATACTTGACGGTTTTGCACATATTCAAAGAATGAAGGAACATCTGGATAACAATATTGCTGCTGTCCATCGCCAGCTGGAGGAGACTTCTGAAAGCAAATAATATCACCATCCTCTAGCTGCTCAAAACACAACCATGCAAACAAAAGTTACAATCTTAactgcaaatatatatatatatatatatatatatatatatatatggataaaTCTAATGCCAAATATTGACTGATATATATAAATCTAAAGCCAAATAATGAACACTTAagcaaaaataagaaatataaaaaacatgtaACATTCTCGAAAGCACTGGAAAACCAGTATATAATTTATACCTGATTGTCACGAAAAGTGGACTTCTGGTCAACATGTTCGCACATGATTTTGGGATCAAATTTTATTTCCTGAATATGCACAACGGAATGTAAGCAGTGTCGCGCTATATTGATATTTCAATCATGGAAGATAATTATAAAAGAAATGCAGATTGACTAACCTCAAACAAATCAATTTCTTCATCCGGATCAAATCCAGCCATTTCATTTAGTTTCTTCAATATATCTACTGGCTTTCTGCTACCCACCACGAAAAGCCTCCCAACATACCtgacaaaacaaaagaaaatatattttattaatttaatggaGTTACAATCCTAATCAGTGCTGTCAAATTGTCACCATGGCACTATCATCGTGTTACAACATGGGGATACTGAGCCAGCCACCATACGCTGCAACACCTCAAGTTCATATTTATATGAAAGATGTTTGGTTGGCCGCAGTAATCTGCCAATGAAAATACTAATCCTACTTGCAATTGGTAAAGCACGTACCTAAGCTTCTGACTTGAAGGTTCATAAAGTTTAAAGAATAGCAACAACTCCTCTTTCAGCTTCTCAGGAGGAGGAATAGGACGCAAATCCTAATTCATTGTGCAATGCATAAATAACAAATCCATGTCAGTAGTGACCCAGTTGGAAAGGAGGGAAAAATACTAATAGCAACAACTACACTATTGGAAAGATGCAAtgactaaaaaaaacattacctGCCCCATTTCTATTTCCAAAAATAACTTTAACTCTCCATTATTTGCCTTATTGGAAACTTCCCTCAACTGTCCAacctaaaatgataaaaatcgTATGTCACAAATAGTTATCAAGAAGGTAACCATTAAATAtacacttcaaaaaaaaacttactctCACTCCCTTAttcatttatcaaattatttattaaacccTTTTATCATGTCATTATCAATAAATATTGGAAGAATATGAATTCATTTCAGGAGTTGAGAGGTGGAATAAAAATTATCAGACAACATCAATACATTTATGTTTAAGAAAGGAATAAAAATTATCAGACAACATTAATACATTTATGTTTAAGAAAAGACATCCAGAACACAGGTCACAAACACGTTAAGACATGTTTTAAGATTGGCTTATGAACAATTTATTTTGGGCTTCTTTACTAACAGTTATTTTTTAAGGTGTTTGGGATAGGGGTGGAAACAGGCCTAGGCTTTGCAAGGCCTAAGCTTGGTCTGGTCATAAAATGTCTTGGGCCTATTTTTAAGTCTAGCTTTTTTGAAAGTCTGGTATGGCTTGTTAGCCTACTCAAAAGCCTATTTCATATGAACGTGATTAAATAAGTAATCTGACTTATGTTTAAATAGACTAATGAACTGATAGACCAATGATTTTAAGCTCCccattttgatatttaacaCGACACTTTAGAGAATCATACTATATatgatatcatatttcaattctatTCATAACTATATTTAAATATGAGAAAAACTAGTGTAGGTTGATAAACTTAAATTACTGAAAAGGGTGgcaaatttattattcaatccagaatacaaaatttaatataatagtagtaaaataatattattcatatttacttaaataggccggCCTGTAAGGACTAAAAGGTTTTATTTAACGGCATGTGGCCTGACCTGTTAAGCTAAATAGGCTTCTAACAAAATCATTACCCATCTCTAATAAAGAAAAAACTCTGGCATGGGCCTGAGTAGGCTAGGTTGTAGCCCCCTGTCAGTCGGTCTGGTCTATCCATACCCCTACTTGGGAGCACTTACGGAGCAGCTTATGATATATGCTCAAAATAAGTTGGTTGTATTTAGCTAATCTATACAAGCTCTCCAGGATCAGCTTATTAAAACAGTTTATTACTTATATAAAAGTAGTCCGACCATATTTTCCCTTTGACTATAGAAGTAACTTATACACATCAGCCCTTGTGTGATAAGCGTTTTTCCTATAAAGATTCCATGGTTAATTGATCATACATTGTGGTATCAGAAACTATATTGGTATATGTTAGGTGTCTATTAGCTGGGGTTTATAAGTAACAAACCTGCAATTAGTGAAGTATATAGAGGAGGAATAAGAATGAGCTAATGGTACAATGGCTAAATACATTGTTAAATAGAGTAATCAACAAAAAATCTTCAATGAAAATATTGAAAGTAGGACTTATTAGGAGAGTAAGGAAAAGTTTGAAGGTTATAAATAGTAAGGGAAATGAGAATGAAATTATCTCTGTATTTATGATAGAATTGGGACCTTAGAATACAGACCTCCAGACCATCGAAGATCTGGATCAGCAATACAATAGTCAGGGGAAGTTTCCttatttttctcaataaatCCCAAGTTCTCATTAGTATAGaagttcaaaaaatataagaaaatatcacaATAAAACTAAAAGCATACTAAGCGTCTCACACTGATACAAACATCAAGACCCAGTTACTATTTTAAAGTGTCTGGGCTTCATTGGATGTCTGATACTAAATCTCAATAAACTATCAGTTCCCTTCTACCAAAAAGATAAACTACCAGGTCCCTACAATTTTACAATACGGTCAACATGAACATGACActgtattttagtaaataaaaataatttatctacatttcgTTGATAATAGACTTGTGGTTGCGGATCAATTTTTGGTTAGCAAGTACCAAAAAAATCAGTCTTCAAAATCACACACTACCATGGTTAAAAGTGAGGTTATCAGAACGAAGACCAAACTCATAGAGACTTTACAGCCACCCTGCTATTTATGAAATAATGAAACACATAACATTGGAAGTTCATTGATCTACTTACTGCCTGTGCTTCCTCCTGAGCTGTCACTGGTCTACTTGGCCGAAATGTATGGTTTTGGCGCTTTGCCCACATCCAAAAACGTTGGTACTCAACTGGTATGCCAAACTCTTTCGCAACTTCTTCCTGATCAAAGCTTCATTATCAGAAAGATATgcaataaattcaaataataattagttTTATAGGGCATCTAAATCCAAATAGATCAACAATACCAAAGGATGACGAAGTAAACAATGAATGTGACACTATGATGTCTAGTGTTTATTCGGGAAAGAAGGGTACAACATTGAAACAATAGAAGCTTGTAACTACTTAAGATAATCACATGAACTGACTAGCCCCATGTTTGGACAAACTTCAATCAGaaatctaattaattaaaaataatgttccTAAATCCTATTATGATTTGCAAAGTTGAAAACAACACAGAAAATCAAAGAGATGGAGCAGAATCCAAAACAAAGAATAATTTAACATGATTCACCAAATGCAGGCTACATCCAATAGGCAACTGACAGCAAAAATTTCAGTGTGTGAATACAGATGCAGCAACAGAGATTTACATAGGAATTACAAAGTTTTCTCACTCATTCCTTTTCAGAAGGATCTCTCAATTTCATAGAACTTATATCTCTTGATCACACAGAAGACCCAGAACGATTTTTTTCCACTCTTTCAGTTCTAGTTAAACAGATGACAAAATGATACAATCATCAGACATATGGCAACAATCGCAAGGAGACATTCACTCCATTGGCAAATATGAACAACTACTCGTGGAAAAATGGTCTAGAGTTTGAGATCAAAGCAAAATTAAGGATTGATTAGACACTAAttacataataaaatcataGGTCATACCTTGAAAATGGTAAATGGCATCTGTTTTTGAATGCGAAAACTTCGCACTTTATCATGATCCACAAGATCAAAGAAAATATCCTTTCCGATTTGCTCGTGCAGATCATCATCACGGGCAATCTGGGGCCAAcagatgaataaaataaaattgaatgtcACCTTACGAACTCTTCTTATCAATATCATACAAAGCAcccaaaagagaaaaaaaatgatgacaaCTGGAAAGGGAGAGCTAGAGTTGTGACCTTTACAATGGTGTACAAATGAGCCTCAgccttttccttcttcttcttctctttttcctCTTGTTCTTTCTTTAACCTTATCTAAAATGTATTGTTGAAAAGGAAGTATGTTAAGTTGAAAATACAAGATAAAAATCATATGAAATCAGTGAATCAGACAGCTTACTTGAAGGTGCCTGGCAATGTCCTTCTCATCCACATTACAAATTATCTTATCCTTGTCACTTTCACGAACATAGACAAGCATGTAAGCATTTGAGTACTTTGTAAATTTAAAAGGAGAGTTGTTGAACCCAGGATTTGTAAGAGGTAACTGTCAATAACAAAAAGATAAAGCAAATAAAAACAAGCATTAATATGTCAAAAACAAACCAGaaatcaacaacacaacaaataccaaaaacaaaacaacaatagagagaagtCAAACAAATGCAAACAGAATATTACCTCTTCTTCACCACCATACTGCTCTTCTAAAGCCCTGTTTGTATCTTCTTTTGTTACCCGTTCATCATCGAATTTAAACCTGAAAACACGCAAgttacattttcttttcaaaattaaagtCATGAACAAAAAACATGGATATAATATACTAGATTCAACAACGCCACAGCAGCTTATATCAGTATCTCAAATTGTCAATTCATGCTACATATGCGGCACAATGTACAGAAAccataaacaaaaatgatgaaactTTTACCAAATAATCCAGATACAAGGACAGTTTTTCACAATATTATTTCAATTAACGATAAAAAAGGATATGGAACTTTGTGGTTTAAGTCAATCCAGTCAAAGTAAAACCAATCATTTAAAAATGGCTACCATATTCAAAATGTGACTGAATTTACAATTGTGTCTTACACACCCAGTTTTGGCAAGAGATTTAACAAAACTGAAACAAAAGATTAtcaaagcaaaaagaaaaactaattaaCAATTCCCTTTGATCCTgcaatatcaacaaaaaataaaaaagcatatCCCAAAACTGAGCACATTAACAGCAATATTGCTCTTCTACAATATCAACAAAAAACATATCCCAAAACTGAACACATTGACAGCAATATTGCTCTTGGTAATCTATAAAAGCTATCAGTATTAAAAACATCCGTAGACTGGATCATACCACTGATTTGAAAGAGTCGGGCGTATATAAGCATAGTAGTGTCCACCATGAACTCCACCGCTGTGAACCAAAACACTGCAAACAAACAATGAGCAGTTATTGGTCACTGCAATATATTGtaagttttttaaataatcattcaatatatacatataatataataagtgGATTCAGTTTTGGTCATCAATAGATAGTCCAATTATAAAGTTATAAAGTTATCCGATACAAATTGGCTACCTAGAAGCGAAGTCAATATTTTATCAGTCGGATGCTTAACAACCTACCACACCCAAGTATTCTTTGTTGCATCACTACGAAGATATTTCATGACTAGTCACACAAAACTAATATATGCAATCCTAATATATTTTCCGGACTACCTTTCTGTAACTCCTTCATGAGCACATTGTGTTTAGCTATTCCTTATAGCCTTAggctaatatatataatatgataataaCATGAGCTTGAATATATAATATGGTAATAGTATGAGCTTGATTGTCTTTGAATATATAATTTGGTAACAATATGAGCTTGATTGTCTTCAAAGTATCCTGGCTTAGCAAAAATTCAGCACGTAGACATAATGAAGCTTCTTGCCAAAACACTAAGCTGCACTTCCTAATGGGTTGTAGTACCGTAGAATCCATGATAGTCAGTCCAATTAAGAACCGACTATTCTAAAACTTAAAGTTCTTGGTTGAAGATGCACGAAGGGTTTAATTGCATCTCTTAACACACACCCTCACCCCGAACCATTTAGGCTTAAAGCACAATGTTCTCTAATCAATTTTCACTATGTGCTGAAATACAAGGTTAGTTTAGAGGGGGCAGTAACTACTGAAATCCTAATAAATATGTCATGGAGGCTCCAATACCAGGTCAAGCACCCACTATCCCAAAAGATTATGCCATTAAGCAAGGGTGCATGAGTAGTTTTTATCACATCTCGAAAGTCTAAACAAATCCATTAATTGAATTTGCTGTCAACGTAATCCATAAAGACCATGCTAAAATTTAAGTCAGGAAGATGTCAACAATAATGACCGAAAGAAAGTTATTATTGGACTATGGGTTATAGGGACACTCCAAATTTTTTGCCGTGGGCGTGATAAGGTGTAATGAAAGTCCCACAATAGTTAATGTTACAGATATGACCTAAATATTGATTTCATCCATGTTTCAGAATGTTTTCCTCTTTAAGGACAAAACTTCCATTGTCCATCCATGTTTCTATTGTGCTAATTGAGTATGAACTAGCTTTCCATTCCAAATTTTCTACCTACCCATTTTCCCCCAATTCAAACAAgcattataaagaaaaatgtttgcaTAGTCAGATACGTGAAAgagtcatcaaatcaaacagaaaaaaaaattgatatccTTATATTTAAAATCAACAAAGTAAATTTTCCAATACCTGTGAAGTGTATAAAGGTTGCGAATACTTCTGTCTGCGTCAGGAGATAGATACTTCCCATCATCCCTATCAAGATCTAATTGTAAGGGGAACTCATAGCGGTCATTGATCTGTTTGCAATCAAGTTAATGGCCATTAAAGTTACAGGCGTCGAAGAGTAAGAGATTATTAATGCAGTACTaaaccaacaaaacaaaaatcattcatTTTATTCACATCCAGTGGCAAaataatcatcaaagtaaaacACAGACACACAACAAATATTTAAACACCAGAGTAGGAAAAGAAGTTTGGTGAGAAACAAATATTACAGGGTCAAATTCACAGAACCCCGAAATGGATATTTACTATTGGAACGTTAAAGCATGGATGAAGGCTGCATTACTAccagcaagaaaataaaataaaaagtataaatGTATACAAGAATATCAAAGGTGAAGggtttttattgaatttttaatcCAATACTAACCTTTACCATAGTGTCTCGTGCAAAATCATACTCAAACCGTTTTAACTGAAGCTGAAGAACAGGTGGAAAATCAATGAACAATACACCCTTTCTTGCTTCCTGAAAATGAAATCACAATCATGATGTAAAAAAATAACCAatctaaaatatgaaaaaatagtaGGTAATGAAGTTCATTCTGACAACCAAAAGCTAAAATACATGGTTAAAGATTTCACCTGTAAACCATACTGCTCTGCATGATACTTGTTATCACCCTCAAGCTGTTCTACTTCCACATACTTATCAAAAGAAGCATACACATCTGTACAGCCTTTGACATCAAGCTGAAGATCTACaatcaaataattgaaaatcaGAAGGTCTGCGAATAGAAGAATGATGTGTAAACAATGGCATCCTAAAGCCAAAAAATACCTACCATAAAATGATTCTTTTCTTGTTGATTTATAATCCACATTCATGCATTCAATATAGTTCATATGGTGGCCTTCAAACAACTTCTGTATAGTGCCTTCCACAACAGTTCCCTGAAAAGTGGAAGCCTCAATAAATAATCTTCGAGACATTATACGCAAGTATGAATTATCTACAGTAAAATCTAATTTACATACAAAATAACTATGAGAAACAACCATTAAAAAACCTTTACCTTCATTTTGTCTTCTAGCTTTTCAC is from Medicago truncatula cultivar Jemalong A17 chromosome 1, MtrunA17r5.0-ANR, whole genome shotgun sequence and encodes:
- the LOC11418867 gene encoding ubiquitin carboxyl-terminal hydrolase 12 isoform X1 produces the protein MTITTTPPLEQQNLEEDTEMLVPNSDAVVVEGPQPMEVVQAENTSTVDAVAVEDPPIGRFTWTIDNFSRLPKKHYSDVFTVGGYKWRILIFPKGNNAEHLSMYIDVADAGSMPYGWTRFAQFSLTVVNQVHSKYSVRKETQHQFNARESDWGFTNFMPLAELYDPSRGYVVEDRCILEADVNVRKDLDYWAHDSKKETGCVGLKNQGATCYMNSLLQTLYHIPYFRKAVYHMPTTENDMPSGSIPLALQSLFYKLQYNDSSVSTKELTKSFGWDTYDSFMQHDVQELNRVLCEKLEDKMKGTVVEGTIQKLFEGHHMNYIECMNVDYKSTRKESFYDLQLDVKGCTDVYASFDKYVEVEQLEGDNKYHAEQYGLQEARKGVLFIDFPPVLQLQLKRFEYDFARDTMVKINDRYEFPLQLDLDRDDGKYLSPDADRSIRNLYTLHSVLVHSGGVHGGHYYAYIRPTLSNQWFKFDDERVTKEDTNRALEEQYGGEEELPLTNPGFNNSPFKFTKYSNAYMLVYVRESDKDKIICNVDEKDIARHLQIRLKKEQEEKEKKKKEKAEAHLYTIVKIARDDDLHEQIGKDIFFDLVDHDKVRSFRIQKQMPFTIFKEEVAKEFGIPVEYQRFWMWAKRQNHTFRPSRPVTAQEEAQAVGQLREVSNKANNGELKLFLEIEMGQDLRPIPPPEKLKEELLLFFKLYEPSSQKLRYVGRLFVVGSRKPVDILKKLNEMAGFDPDEEIDLFEEIKFDPKIMCEHVDQKSTFRDNQLEDGDIICFQKSPPAGDGQQQYCYPDVPSFFEYVQNRQVVRFRFLEKPKEDEFSLELSKLHTYDDVVERVSQHLGLNDPSKIRLTSHNCYSQQPKPQPIKYRGVDHLSEMLVHYNQASDILYYEVLDIPLPELQNLKTLKIAFHHDAKDEVSTVMIIRLQKHSTVADVINDLKSKVDLSHPDAELRLVEVFNHKIYKIFHVNEKIENINDHYWTLRAEEIPEEEKSLGPHDRMIHVYHFLKDTAQNQMHVQNFGDPFFLVIREGETLADVKLRVQKKLQVPNEEFLKWKFAFVSLGRPEYLQDSDIISSRFQRRDIYGAWEQYLGLEHTDNSPKRSYTANQNRHAFDKPIKIYN